Proteins encoded together in one Macadamia integrifolia cultivar HAES 741 chromosome 8, SCU_Mint_v3, whole genome shotgun sequence window:
- the LOC122086684 gene encoding uncharacterized protein LOC122086684 codes for MSLTNVKMSEDVWLTCLTHALSTETEEIMGLLLGDIQYNNGSATALIWGASPQTRSDRRKDRVETNPEQLAAASAQAERMTLATGRTTRVIGWYHSHPHITVLPSHVDVRTQSMYQLLDTGFIGLIFSCFSEDALKVGRIQVIAFQSLDGRQKHIARPVSVSPVNSSVIEIDTSLSPSEVTSARSGSSKVDSLERDTGDSRASAGGTKGGKKAADLEGFFAHADVNYLGKEKMVADFHSDNLQNAIVDIDSMDMTASMQEAMHRSNLDMSGAEYVRKEIHLQVLPTFSLLRLDTPLTSFTELQCVLFEEECAAYRQAILQNMRDGKVHPLAFIHHTSTYQASMCKLMEYCLSPAISVLQDRLRENEIRLALLTEEAKTLEIETFSGSQSSMESPRNLTAQGFRSGSHMGQRDLYSSAESSKLRNPAGIGSRSRKGS; via the exons atgtcTCTAACAAACGTGAAAATGTCGGAGGATGTCTGGTTAACTTGCCTCACCCACGCATTGTCTACGGAGACGGAAGAGATCATGGGTCTTCTCCTTGGAGACATTCAG TACAACAATGGGAGTGCCACTGCACTAATCTGGGGAGCATCACCTCAAACACGGTCTGATCGACGAAAAGACCGAGTAGAGACAAATCCTGAGCAATTGGCTGCAGCATCAGCTCAGGCCGAG AGAATGACACTGGCTACAGGAAGAACAACAAGAGTGATTGGGTGGTACCATTCACATCCGCACATTACAGTTCTTCCGTCCCATGTTG ATGTGCGGACTCAGTCCATGTATCAACTTCTAGATACTGGGTTTATTGGGCTCATATTTTCATGTTTCAGTGAAGATGCGCTCAAG gtcGGAAGAATCCAGGTCATTGCATTCCAGTCCCTGGATGGGAGGCAGAAGCACATAGCTAGACCTGTTTCTGTGTCACCTGTCAACAGTTCAGTTATAGAGATTGATACATCTTTGAGTCCCTCTGAGGTTACGTCAGCTAGATCTGGATCTTCAAAGGTAGACAGCCTTGAACGGGACACTGGTGATTCAAGAGCATCTGCTGGAGGCACCAAG GGTGGAAAAAAAGCTGCAGATTTGGAGGGATTTTTTGCTCATGCGGATGTCAACTATCTTGGGAAAGAGAAAATGGTAGCAGATTTCCACAGTGACAACTTACAAAATGCCATTGTTGACATAGACTCCATGGATATGACAGCAAGTATGCAGGAAGCAATGCACCGCTCAAATTTGGACATGAG TGGTGCAGAATATGTCAGAAAGGAAATTCACCTTCAAGTTTTGCCAACCTTTTCTCTCTTAAGGCTCGATACACCTTTAACTTCATTTACAGAGTTGCAATGTGTGCTTTTTGAAGAGGAGTGTGCTGCATATAGACAGGCCATCTTACAGAACATGCG GGATGGGAAAGTGCACCCCCTTGCTTTCATTCATCACACATCAACATACCAGGCCTCCATGTGCAAGTTAATGGAGTATTG TTTAAGTCCAGCTATCAGTGTTCTGCAAGACcgtctgagagaaaatgaaattagG TTAGCTTTGCTGACAGAGGAAGCTAAGACTTTGGAGATTGAAACCTTTAGCGGGAGTCAATCCAGTATGGAATCTCCTCGGAATTTAACAGCTCAGGGGTTCCGGAGCGGTTCCCACATGGGTCAGAGGGACTTATATTCTTCAGCAGAGTCGAGTAAACTGAGGAATCCTGCTGGTATTGGTAGCCGGAGCAGAAAAGGTTCTTAA